The following are encoded together in the Pedobacter sp. D749 genome:
- a CDS encoding 2-hydroxyacid dehydrogenase, translated as MKIVFFSAKPYDREFFESCNKQYNFELEFWETHLGPHIADAIKLGTDAVCVFVNDKLTADVIAILAQKGVKIIALRCAGFNNVDLNAAKQYGIRVCRVPAYSPQAVAEHAAAMLLTLNRKTHKAYNRVREQNFSLSGLMGFNLFGKTVGVIGTGKIGAAFCKIMLGFGCTVLASDPFVNKSLQSGGVIYLPFHEVIKEADIISLHCPLTPENHYLIGSNSLSAMKKGVTLINTSRGGLINTREVIDALKTGQLAALGIDVYEQEEQLFFKDLSGSIIGDDDIQRLISFPNVLLTGHQAFFTEEALTEIAESTLKTVKILLDDHAEEIVSEAILV; from the coding sequence ATGAAGATTGTGTTTTTTTCTGCGAAGCCTTACGACCGTGAATTTTTTGAAAGCTGTAATAAACAGTATAATTTTGAATTAGAATTTTGGGAAACCCACCTGGGTCCTCACATTGCCGACGCGATAAAATTAGGTACGGATGCTGTTTGTGTATTTGTGAATGATAAACTAACGGCTGATGTTATAGCCATATTGGCACAAAAAGGGGTGAAAATTATTGCTTTGCGTTGTGCAGGCTTTAACAATGTGGATCTGAATGCGGCCAAACAATATGGGATCCGGGTTTGCCGCGTTCCGGCTTATTCGCCACAGGCCGTTGCAGAACATGCAGCAGCCATGTTGCTTACCTTAAACCGTAAAACCCATAAGGCTTATAACCGTGTACGTGAACAGAATTTTTCGCTCTCAGGTTTAATGGGTTTCAATCTTTTTGGCAAAACAGTTGGCGTAATCGGCACAGGGAAAATTGGTGCCGCTTTCTGTAAAATTATGCTTGGTTTTGGCTGTACTGTACTGGCTTCTGATCCTTTTGTGAATAAATCATTACAAAGTGGGGGAGTAATATATTTGCCTTTTCACGAAGTGATAAAAGAAGCCGATATTATTTCGCTGCATTGTCCCCTTACACCTGAAAACCATTATCTGATTGGATCAAATAGCTTATCAGCGATGAAAAAAGGTGTTACGCTAATCAATACAAGCAGAGGCGGATTGATTAATACACGTGAAGTGATTGATGCACTAAAAACAGGGCAACTTGCAGCGCTGGGAATTGATGTATATGAGCAGGAAGAACAACTCTTTTTTAAAGACCTTTCCGGGAGTATTATTGGAGATGATGATATTCAGCGACTAATCAGCTTTCCGAATGTTTTGCTTACCGGGCATCAGGCATTTTTTACCGAAGAGGCCTTAACAGAAATTGCAGAGTCTACACTAAAAACGGTAAAAATATTGTTAGATGATCATGCTGAGGAGATCGTCTCAGAAGCAATACTGGTATAA
- the map gene encoding type I methionyl aminopeptidase: protein MILYKTNEEVELMQISALLVSNTLAEVAKILKPGITTLEIDKIANEFILDNGAVPSFYNYNGFPFHIITSVNDVVVHGFPTKDELKDGDIISVDVGTIKNGFHGDHAYTFIIGEVSAAVLNLVKTTKESLFLGIKEAVVGKRIGDIGAAIQNHNEKHGYGVVRDLVGHGLGKEMHEDPQVPNYGRKGNGLLLRENLVLAIEPMINMGKKDVFLDEDGWTIRTADGSPSVHFEHDVCVKKGEALILSNYAPIEAAEKQNSNLNTSYY from the coding sequence ATGATTTTATATAAAACCAATGAAGAAGTAGAACTGATGCAAATCAGTGCCCTGCTGGTGAGCAATACCCTTGCAGAAGTAGCTAAAATATTAAAGCCAGGCATTACCACCCTAGAAATTGACAAAATAGCCAATGAATTTATACTGGATAATGGCGCAGTACCCTCCTTTTATAACTATAATGGCTTTCCTTTTCATATTATCACTTCGGTAAACGATGTGGTTGTACATGGTTTCCCAACTAAAGATGAACTGAAAGATGGTGATATTATCTCGGTAGATGTAGGTACCATAAAAAACGGTTTTCACGGCGATCATGCTTATACCTTTATCATCGGCGAAGTATCAGCAGCGGTATTAAACCTGGTAAAAACAACTAAAGAATCGCTTTTTCTCGGAATTAAAGAAGCCGTTGTGGGCAAACGCATCGGCGATATTGGTGCAGCCATCCAAAACCATAACGAAAAACATGGTTACGGCGTAGTAAGAGACCTGGTAGGCCACGGTTTAGGTAAAGAGATGCACGAAGACCCACAGGTTCCAAATTATGGAAGAAAAGGTAATGGTTTACTCTTAAGAGAAAATCTGGTATTGGCCATAGAACCGATGATCAATATGGGTAAAAAAGATGTGTTTCTGGATGAAGACGGCTGGACCATCAGAACAGCGGATGGAAGTCCATCCGTTCATTTTGAACATGATGTATGTGTTAAAAAGGGAGAAGCACTTATTCTTTCTAATTATGCACCTATCGAGGCCGCAGAAAAGCAGAACAGCAACCTCAATACTTCTTACTACTAA
- a CDS encoding Crp/Fnr family transcriptional regulator, whose product MPYTASFLRPLFDYLEQFYPLSDTFKAEYERSCKLMRIKKNKHILSPIDSNSSLYFLVDGLVRGFVRDGKKEISTWFSFENELIGAIRHPDQQPGYSIEYLQALEDCKLICIPYTLIDLMYTKYPESNLIDRKLLALQYYAASERAILARIPKATGRYRKLQESGLDINRIPQCYLASYLGVRIETMSRIRNKVVTPEYRLCS is encoded by the coding sequence ATGCCATATACAGCATCATTTTTACGCCCGCTTTTCGATTATCTTGAGCAATTCTATCCTTTATCTGATACTTTTAAAGCCGAATATGAAAGGTCTTGCAAACTCATGCGTATCAAAAAAAACAAACACATTCTCTCTCCAATAGATAGTAATTCTTCTCTGTATTTTTTGGTCGATGGTCTTGTGCGTGGCTTTGTGCGCGATGGTAAAAAAGAGATCAGCACCTGGTTTAGCTTCGAAAATGAGTTAATAGGTGCTATACGCCATCCCGATCAGCAGCCCGGTTATTCTATAGAATATCTCCAGGCCCTGGAAGATTGTAAACTCATCTGCATTCCCTATACTTTAATCGATTTAATGTATACGAAATATCCGGAGTCCAACCTCATCGACAGAAAGCTATTGGCACTTCAGTATTATGCTGCATCAGAAAGGGCTATCCTTGCCCGGATACCCAAAGCTACCGGCAGGTACCGCAAATTACAGGAAAGCGGTTTGGATATCAATAGGATACCGCAGTGTTATCTGGCCAGTTACCTGGGGGTGCGTATAGAAACCATGAGCAGAATCAGAAATAAAGTTGTAACACCTGAATACCGGTTGTGCTCTTAA
- a CDS encoding AraC family transcriptional regulator — MHLFFSKKGNKLLNIFLSVIFFARFGQILTSLFFKSGQPNTLAFFHQTFTPFYYAAPACFYLYITGFLQDRKNLQKIEWLHFLPALLAIIHVIPWHFSTALNWELIGSQLAENGYFSLKERSGLFPPYFHYLFRPVLVMAYLCATWIVVLRLKNKPKQLLEAESRTWIIFFLRIATFFQLFTLAPIILRNLHIPYVNASFVVVNCLALLVILVYALHRPYIFYGYLLVAVDWTKKPTVLKTETDAILIPLIAEAPKPNRTTVKKNNLIDAQLSDYALAMKEIMEEEQLYLLHDFQIIDLAAKLNIPIHHCSFVINKHIGKNFRDWINSYRVNHFLKQYPLKSDKITIEAIASESGFKSVATFYNAFKKETGLMPTAYFAQELSH, encoded by the coding sequence ATGCATCTTTTTTTTTCAAAAAAGGGGAATAAACTGTTAAACATTTTCCTTTCGGTTATATTTTTTGCCCGATTTGGTCAAATATTAACTTCATTATTTTTTAAATCAGGCCAGCCCAATACCTTAGCCTTTTTTCATCAAACTTTTACTCCATTCTATTATGCTGCCCCAGCCTGCTTTTATCTCTACATCACAGGGTTTCTACAGGATCGTAAAAATTTACAAAAAATAGAATGGCTCCATTTTTTGCCTGCATTACTGGCCATTATCCATGTTATCCCCTGGCATTTTTCTACTGCACTCAATTGGGAGTTGATAGGTAGCCAACTGGCCGAAAACGGTTACTTCTCACTGAAAGAAAGAAGTGGTCTTTTTCCGCCATATTTCCATTACTTATTCAGGCCAGTATTGGTAATGGCTTATTTATGCGCCACGTGGATTGTTGTACTGCGTCTAAAAAACAAACCAAAACAGCTGCTCGAAGCCGAAAGCAGGACGTGGATCATCTTTTTTCTTAGGATTGCTACCTTCTTCCAGTTATTTACCCTGGCACCTATCATTTTAAGAAACTTACATATCCCATATGTTAACGCTTCGTTTGTTGTGGTCAATTGTTTAGCCCTGTTAGTTATTTTAGTATATGCGCTTCACAGGCCGTATATTTTTTATGGCTATCTACTGGTAGCGGTAGACTGGACTAAAAAACCCACAGTACTGAAAACAGAAACTGATGCAATTTTAATTCCCCTGATAGCAGAAGCTCCAAAACCTAACCGAACAACAGTAAAAAAAAATAATCTCATAGATGCACAACTTTCTGACTATGCCCTTGCCATGAAAGAAATAATGGAGGAGGAACAGCTTTATCTGCTTCACGATTTCCAGATTATTGATCTGGCCGCAAAACTCAACATCCCGATTCACCATTGCTCTTTCGTCATAAACAAACATATTGGAAAAAATTTCAGAGATTGGATAAACAGTTACCGGGTTAATCATTTCTTAAAACAGTATCCCTTAAAATCAGATAAAATCACCATCGAAGCAATTGCATCTGAATCTGGCTTTAAAAGCGTGGCTACTTTTTATAATGCATTTAAAAAAGAAACAGGATTAATGCCAACTGCCTATTTCGCACAGGAACTAAGCCATTAA
- a CDS encoding histone H1, whose protein sequence is MDKFKKVQDLISSVEADVTKFYDGGNAAAGTRVRKAMQDLKVLAQEIRAEVTDKKNSAK, encoded by the coding sequence ATGGACAAATTTAAAAAAGTGCAAGATCTAATCTCTTCTGTAGAAGCAGACGTAACTAAATTTTATGATGGCGGTAATGCTGCAGCAGGTACACGTGTACGTAAAGCAATGCAAGACCTAAAAGTTTTAGCCCAAGAAATTAGAGCTGAAGTAACTGATAAAAAAAATAGCGCTAAATAA
- a CDS encoding LytTR family DNA-binding domain-containing protein: MIRCIAIDDQQNSISGIEKYIADAPNMELLASYTDPMTALKELKKIDQVDVIFMDIQMPQISGIELSKAIRSKTRKLIFTTSHEEYAFEAFEAEADAYLLKPYGYAKFALTVNRMFEDETEDIAQEAYFFVKNKSEEHKAVLVRYADIIAFESFHNYIKIHTKEKVIIAYLSLKDVKEQLNIEKGFIQLHRGYIISINHILHVEGTRVTLSNHTSFTVGDLYYNDFRDFFTDKLITSKRNK; this comes from the coding sequence ATGATTAGGTGCATAGCCATTGATGACCAACAAAACTCAATCTCGGGTATTGAAAAATATATAGCGGATGCACCGAATATGGAACTCCTGGCTAGTTATACTGACCCAATGACAGCCTTGAAAGAACTGAAAAAGATTGATCAGGTAGATGTAATATTTATGGACATTCAAATGCCTCAGATTTCGGGCATTGAACTTTCTAAAGCAATCCGCTCCAAAACCAGAAAACTCATATTTACTACCTCTCATGAGGAATATGCCTTTGAAGCCTTTGAAGCAGAAGCAGATGCTTATCTGCTTAAACCTTATGGTTATGCAAAATTTGCTTTAACCGTAAACCGGATGTTTGAAGATGAAACAGAAGATATTGCGCAGGAAGCTTATTTTTTCGTCAAAAATAAATCTGAGGAACATAAAGCTGTTTTGGTACGATATGCAGATATAATAGCTTTTGAAAGTTTCCATAACTACATCAAAATCCATACAAAAGAAAAAGTAATTATAGCGTATTTAAGTTTGAAAGATGTTAAAGAGCAGCTCAATATAGAAAAAGGCTTTATACAACTACATAGGGGGTATATTATTTCCATCAATCATATTTTACATGTTGAAGGAACGAGGGTAACGCTTTCTAATCATACCAGCTTTACAGTGGGCGATCTTTACTACAATGATTTTCGTGACTTTTTTACCGATAAACTTATTACGAGTAAACGTAACAAATAG
- a CDS encoding cold-shock protein, with protein sequence MRYTGVIKWYNPVRGFGFIALNDGKEMVYADNQKLIGIYRPALLVGTKVRFNLEHGQLGCQATNIIVLDIESE encoded by the coding sequence ATGAGGTACACTGGGGTAATTAAATGGTATAATCCGGTAAGAGGTTTTGGATTTATTGCACTTAATGATGGAAAAGAAATGGTTTATGCAGATAATCAGAAATTAATAGGGATTTACCGTCCTGCTTTACTTGTAGGAACAAAAGTTCGTTTCAATTTGGAACATGGACAACTAGGATGCCAGGCTACCAATATTATAGTGTTGGATATTGAATCTGAATAA
- a CDS encoding C45 family peptidase, whose translation MKKIITLAVIAISILFKPSQACTVISCALKGEVFAAANEDDYMGFARMWFNPKTAERYGSVCFGLPDLQAQAAMNEYGLFYDFTAQNIDPAKYHPKNIYKGDLFFEILGKCKTVKEALAYLEKYDYAISSQVLIADALGHSIIINAGTKLPKSGYYQINTNFDISKVKTKNYSCRRYDISEEMLKEAKTIRVPFFRDILNRTRQEGKLSTIYSNIYDLKRGIITVYHFHDFGHPYVIDLRKELAKGYRLEKISDHFPASFAYEQFLMSDKPMYRKEMMLDEIKQKGLRPTINRYLDLGKMMTKDSTINGTLLEVGIQLVKDGYNKHAQGGIWEYWFAMPGGFKIENFNDERINAAAEIFDYLGTEKGIDLKLKNFIYELSAYVRLIQGNQTQAKEYYAIAAASSADAWPISFTRSKKMLAIL comes from the coding sequence ATGAAGAAAATAATAACGCTTGCAGTTATCGCCATCTCCATCTTATTTAAACCCAGCCAAGCCTGCACAGTAATTTCATGTGCATTAAAAGGAGAAGTATTTGCTGCAGCCAATGAAGATGATTACATGGGCTTTGCAAGAATGTGGTTTAACCCTAAAACCGCAGAAAGGTATGGTTCGGTTTGTTTTGGACTCCCTGATCTGCAAGCACAGGCGGCCATGAATGAATATGGCCTGTTTTACGATTTTACCGCACAAAATATCGATCCTGCTAAATATCATCCTAAAAACATCTATAAAGGAGATCTTTTTTTTGAAATTCTCGGCAAATGTAAAACTGTAAAGGAAGCTTTGGCTTATCTGGAAAAATACGATTACGCAATCAGTTCGCAGGTGTTAATTGCAGATGCACTTGGCCATTCGATCATCATTAATGCGGGTACTAAATTACCCAAATCAGGGTATTATCAGATCAATACAAATTTTGATATCAGCAAGGTAAAAACTAAAAACTATTCCTGCCGGAGGTATGATATTTCAGAAGAGATGCTAAAAGAGGCAAAAACTATACGTGTTCCCTTTTTTCGCGATATTTTAAACCGTACCCGACAAGAAGGAAAACTATCTACTATTTACAGTAACATTTACGATCTTAAACGGGGCATCATTACTGTATATCATTTTCACGACTTTGGACACCCTTATGTAATTGATTTAAGAAAAGAACTGGCGAAAGGTTACCGGTTAGAAAAAATAAGCGATCATTTTCCTGCAAGCTTTGCCTATGAACAGTTTTTGATGAGCGATAAACCCATGTACAGGAAAGAAATGATGTTGGATGAGATCAAGCAAAAAGGATTACGCCCTACCATAAACCGTTATTTGGATCTGGGTAAAATGATGACGAAGGATAGTACAATCAACGGCACCCTATTAGAAGTGGGTATCCAACTTGTTAAAGACGGATATAATAAGCATGCCCAGGGTGGAATTTGGGAATACTGGTTCGCAATGCCCGGCGGTTTTAAAATAGAAAATTTTAATGATGAACGTATAAATGCAGCTGCAGAAATATTCGATTATTTAGGCACTGAAAAGGGAATAGATCTCAAATTAAAGAATTTCATATATGAGTTAAGTGCTTATGTCAGGCTTATTCAAGGCAATCAGACTCAGGCCAAAGAATATTATGCAATAGCCGCAGCCAGCAGCGCCGATGCCTGGCCGATATCATTTACACGATCAAAGAAAATGCTGGCTATTTTGTAG
- a CDS encoding helix-turn-helix domain-containing protein: protein MIVKARIEHQKDFLFMEEIPDKYVPDHRLSEKSITIKDAPVGIKNYQLSTNGLFLVHSEMKFDEPARILTEVEGEAITCQFIFSNKNGSGATGKQSAKYGRSRHNIRYIPSAKEAYDVKPDVEFVYFLIVLSKDYYLRLVDLYSPLHEQFVQEIEKGISTSFAEHDLFMTPEMRRSIDAIVTCRQDGELKRLFTDARITELIMYQLEQFSQHIQGGKEALLDRDIPKLEEAREILERDYIDPPTHKQLSKMILLNEFKLRTGFKKYFGSTIYDFVTRLRMEEAKRLILEEGKNMYEVGVNVGFKHQASFTNAFKKYYGILPSDVRL, encoded by the coding sequence ATGATTGTAAAGGCAAGAATAGAGCATCAGAAAGATTTTCTGTTCATGGAAGAAATTCCAGATAAGTATGTTCCCGATCACCGATTATCCGAAAAATCAATAACCATTAAAGATGCTCCGGTAGGCATTAAAAATTATCAGCTCTCTACCAATGGTCTCTTTTTGGTGCATTCTGAAATGAAATTTGATGAACCTGCCAGGATCCTTACCGAGGTAGAAGGAGAAGCCATTACCTGTCAGTTTATTTTTAGCAATAAAAATGGTTCTGGCGCTACCGGTAAACAATCGGCTAAATACGGCCGGAGCAGGCATAATATCCGCTATATCCCCTCGGCAAAAGAAGCTTACGATGTCAAGCCAGATGTAGAATTTGTATATTTCTTAATTGTACTCTCTAAAGATTACTATTTGCGTTTAGTCGATTTGTACTCTCCATTGCATGAGCAATTTGTGCAGGAGATTGAAAAAGGGATATCGACCTCTTTTGCCGAACACGATCTTTTTATGACACCAGAAATGCGCAGATCAATCGATGCGATTGTTACCTGCAGGCAGGACGGAGAATTGAAACGCCTGTTTACCGATGCCCGGATTACCGAATTGATTATGTATCAACTGGAACAATTTAGTCAGCATATTCAAGGCGGTAAAGAAGCGCTACTGGATCGCGATATTCCAAAACTCGAAGAAGCCAGGGAGATTCTGGAACGCGATTATATTGATCCACCAACCCATAAGCAGCTTTCTAAAATGATCTTGCTTAATGAGTTTAAATTGAGAACAGGTTTTAAAAAATATTTTGGCAGTACCATATACGATTTTGTAACCCGTTTAAGAATGGAAGAGGCCAAAAGATTGATTTTAGAAGAAGGCAAAAATATGTACGAGGTAGGTGTAAACGTCGGTTTTAAACATCAGGCCAGTTTCACCAACGCTTTCAAAAAATACTACGGCATTTTGCCTAGTGATGTACGGCTCTGA
- a CDS encoding transcriptional repressor: MENIQKLLNTAQTIGQLPNSACTDAFKETLLKTINDYCRLKRLAFSEKRLWIAFKLMEVRDFIHPESLWLMLKEDKTPISIGCVYTNLKLMEAAGVAEAQSTGSRLILYKIRAVHH; the protein is encoded by the coding sequence ATGGAAAACATTCAAAAACTACTTAATACCGCACAAACTATTGGCCAGTTACCAAATTCAGCCTGTACCGACGCATTTAAAGAAACACTTTTAAAAACAATAAATGATTATTGTAGATTAAAACGCCTTGCCTTTTCCGAAAAAAGATTATGGATTGCGTTTAAACTGATGGAGGTAAGGGATTTTATTCATCCCGAATCGCTTTGGCTAATGCTTAAGGAAGATAAAACACCCATCAGCATTGGTTGTGTATATACCAACCTAAAGCTAATGGAAGCAGCAGGTGTAGCCGAAGCGCAAAGTACAGGATCGAGACTAATTCTGTATAAGATCAGAGCCGTACATCACTAG
- a CDS encoding heme ABC transporter ATP-binding protein: MLRVESISYKLNNRPLLKDISFSIRPGEMVALLGSNGAGKSTLMRLLSGERKPDSGRIMLYGADIKDYKRKTLATKRAYLQQHNPITMAFSVKEIVMMGRYGFKSLSSAKNDQLALSETMEICGLTDLADRSMLSLSGGEQQRVHLARVLAQLWNNKDSVLLLDEPTNNMDLQFQHQTLAIAAAMAKKGYMVVVVLHEVNLAAQYASRIVILKDGRKWWDGTPVQVLTPQHLYTAFGIHAQAYTDQSSLKTVIVPKEVKLDAGKFNSNMKTTQQPIYKLKTIETDELINLQSVKI; the protein is encoded by the coding sequence ATGCTCAGAGTAGAATCCATCAGCTATAAATTAAATAACAGGCCACTTTTAAAAGATATCTCGTTCAGTATCAGGCCAGGCGAAATGGTTGCGCTTTTAGGATCGAACGGTGCGGGGAAGTCTACCTTAATGCGCTTGCTTTCTGGTGAACGAAAGCCTGATAGCGGGCGGATTATGTTATATGGAGCAGATATTAAGGATTACAAACGAAAAACGTTGGCTACCAAAAGGGCTTATCTGCAACAGCACAATCCTATTACCATGGCCTTTAGTGTGAAAGAAATCGTGATGATGGGCCGTTATGGTTTTAAAAGTTTATCATCGGCAAAAAATGATCAACTGGCCCTTTCCGAAACGATGGAAATCTGCGGATTAACTGATCTTGCAGACCGATCGATGTTAAGCCTTTCAGGAGGTGAACAGCAACGGGTACACCTGGCAAGGGTACTGGCCCAATTGTGGAACAATAAAGATTCGGTACTGCTCCTGGACGAACCGACCAATAATATGGATCTTCAATTTCAGCACCAAACCCTGGCTATAGCTGCTGCCATGGCAAAAAAGGGTTACATGGTTGTTGTTGTGCTGCATGAAGTTAACCTGGCCGCGCAGTATGCCAGCCGCATTGTTATTTTAAAAGATGGTAGAAAATGGTGGGATGGAACACCTGTACAGGTACTTACCCCACAGCATTTGTATACCGCATTTGGCATCCATGCACAGGCCTATACAGACCAAAGCAGTCTAAAAACGGTTATTGTGCCAAAGGAAGTTAAGCTCGATGCCGGAAAATTTAACAGCAATATGAAAACGACACAACAACCTATATATAAGTTAAAAACTATCGAAACCGATGAATTAATCAACCTCCAATCTGTAAAGATTTAA
- a CDS encoding iron ABC transporter permease — translation MKRTVIYTCLSVGLLVSICFSLALGAMRIPIKEVIDTLTHAMGFSVFSSADHGINEGVIMMIRLPRTLMGVLVGAALGISGAAIQGIFRNPLAEPSLVGISAGASLMAVLIIAFETILFSSLSQLLGYYLLAFGAFAGAGITAMLVYNLSKINGQANVSTMLLVGIAINAMAGALTGLVTYLADEQKLRSITFWMMGSLGGATWQNVSCLFPFVLIPLIGLPFLAKGLNLFAIGENQVELIGLNPNRIKILVVVLATMAVGASVAVSGIIGFIGLLIPHLTRLLGGVDHRFVLPVSALMGALVLTLADMVSRLIVQPIELPIGVVTALMGTPIFLYILIKDKKKLVN, via the coding sequence ATGAAAAGAACTGTTATTTATACCTGCCTGAGTGTAGGTTTATTGGTGTCCATCTGTTTTTCCTTAGCCTTAGGTGCCATGCGCATTCCCATAAAAGAAGTGATTGATACCTTAACCCATGCCATGGGATTTTCTGTTTTTAGCAGTGCCGATCATGGTATAAATGAAGGGGTAATTATGATGATCAGGCTGCCCCGCACCTTAATGGGTGTACTGGTTGGTGCTGCTTTGGGCATTTCTGGAGCAGCCATACAAGGAATATTCAGGAATCCATTGGCCGAACCCAGTTTGGTAGGTATATCGGCTGGGGCATCGTTAATGGCGGTTTTGATTATTGCTTTCGAAACAATTTTATTTTCTAGTTTGAGTCAGCTGCTGGGTTATTACCTTTTGGCCTTTGGCGCTTTTGCCGGTGCAGGTATTACGGCTATGTTGGTGTACAATCTTTCCAAAATCAATGGACAGGCCAATGTTTCGACCATGTTGCTCGTGGGTATTGCCATCAATGCAATGGCAGGCGCTTTAACCGGATTGGTTACTTACCTGGCCGATGAACAAAAACTCAGGAGCATTACCTTCTGGATGATGGGCAGCCTGGGCGGGGCAACCTGGCAAAATGTAAGCTGCTTATTTCCTTTTGTACTTATCCCTTTAATCGGGCTCCCATTTTTAGCCAAAGGTTTAAATCTATTTGCCATTGGAGAAAATCAGGTAGAATTGATCGGCTTAAACCCGAACCGCATTAAAATATTGGTGGTGGTATTGGCTACCATGGCTGTTGGTGCTTCTGTTGCCGTTTCGGGAATTATTGGATTTATTGGCCTGCTCATCCCCCACCTTACCCGTTTGTTGGGCGGAGTAGATCATCGTTTTGTGCTTCCTGTTTCGGCATTAATGGGTGCATTGGTGCTTACATTGGCTGATATGGTTTCGAGATTGATTGTGCAACCGATCGAATTGCCGATTGGCGTGGTTACTGCTTTAATGGGTACGCCCATATTTTTATATATCCTCATTAAAGACAAAAAGAAATTAGTTAATTAA